In the genome of Triticum urartu cultivar G1812 chromosome 5, Tu2.1, whole genome shotgun sequence, one region contains:
- the LOC125511444 gene encoding uncharacterized protein LOC125511444 has product MAPVSLPPGFRFHPTDEELIIYYLKSKINGRQIELEIIPEVDLYKCEPWDLPEKSFLPSKDLEWYFFSPRDRKYPNGSRTNRATKAGYWKATGKDRKVNSQKRAVGMKKTLVYYRGRAPHGSRTDWVMHEYRLDERECEIDNGLQDAYALCRIFKKTAPGPKIMEHYGAAQYHGEQPQWTPSSVERSPTPCDGRGGGDDFESSSFSFPTEAPMTSGSMHGSGFGMQMMGGMPHEDGRWMQFLSEDAFNATNPYFMNPAAASNFSCLPSKVDVALECARLQHRLALPPLEVEDFPHDVSLDTKTGILQSNPNEVDILQEFLSVASASQELINGSGSSSSYPDMWLGAGTSSGGGHYMNELSSLVDLGAAKAKEEVDNFYHMCGIGASMMRRDDEPGRLVEISDMQEFKEEKKRPVENLRGVKLVNNDLGEIVVEGDESNPAEGITHYPIQDTAENSGEAGHHMTDHTTDEGGIDTAPIFSQSQPDDFALAIGFDNDGDDNTNPNASFDLYGKVDVQRGLFVSRVGAAKTFFHRVEPPKKVSFHLNPAASEVSKAIEKFHYLPVTSKVSGSGSSSSRVSVFGKVKALIRGKFPTMRRPPSPLQHQRPETTVSELLQIVSLLLAPKEAVTEREEEMVSRKKVKPGRRGCDGGCSSSWQLGLPGKGSKGISSMFLSGKWAFLTSALAAVRAPGPCNHF; this is encoded by the exons ATGGCGCCGGTGAGTCTGCCGCCGGGCTTCCGGTTTCACCCAACTGACGAGGAGCTCATCATCTACTACCTTAAGAGCAAGATCAACGGGAGGCAGATTGAGCTCGAGATCATCCCGGAGGTTGATCTTTACAAGTGCGAGCCTTGGGACCTTCCAG AAAAGTCATTCCTCCCAAGCAAAGACCTGGAATGGTACTTCTTCAGCCCGCGAGACCGCAAGTACCCGAACGGATCGAGGACGAACCGCGCAACCAAAGCCGGATACTGGAAGGCAACTGGGAAAGACCGCAAAGTGAATTCCCAGAAGCGTGCAGTTGGTATGAAGAAGACCCTTGTGTACTACCGTGGCCGAGCCCCGCATGGGTCTCGCACCGACTGGGTCATGCACGAGTACCGCCTCGACGAGAGGGAATGCGAGATCGATAATGGCTTACAG GATGCGTATGCATTGTGTCGGATTTTCAAGAAGACAGCACCCGGGCCAAAGATCATGGAGCACTACGGCGCAGCGCAGTACCACGGGGAGCAGCCTCAGTGGACGCCGAGCAGCGTCGAGCGCTCCCCGACACCATGTGATGGAAGAGGTGGTGGTGATGACTTCGAGAGCAGCAGCTTCTCATTCCCGACGGAGGCCCCAATGACTTCAGGATCCATGCACGGCAGTGGGTTCGGGATGCAGATGATGGGCGGCATGCCTCACGAGGACGGCAGGTGGATGCAGTTCTTGAGTGAAGACGCCTTCAACGCCACCAACCCCTACTTCATGAACCCAGCTGCTGCCTCCAACTTCTCATGCCTTCCATCCAAG GTGGATGTTGCACTGGAGTGTGCAAGGCTGCAACACAGGCTGGCCCTGCCGCCATTGGAGGTGGAGGACTTCCCGCATGACGTCAGCCTTGACACGAAGACCGGCATACTCCAGAGCAACCCCAACGAGGTCGACATTCTCCAGGAGTTCCTGTCGGTGGCCTCGGCGTCTCAGGAGCTGATCAATGgctccggcagcagcagcagctacCCTGATATGTGGTTAGGTGCCGGCACCAGCAGTGGCGGCGGCCACTACATGAACGAGCTGTCCTCTCTCGTTGATCTCGGAGCGGCGAAGGCGAAGGAGGAGGTCGACAATTTCTACCATATGTGCGGCATTGGCGCGTCAATGATGAGGCGTGATGACGAACCCGGCAGGCTGGTTGAGATCAGTGACATGCAGGAGTTCAAGGAAGAGAAGAAGCGGCCGGTTGAGAACCTCAGAGGTGTCAAGCTGGTGAACAATGACCTTGGGGAG ATCGTGGTGGAAGGAGATGAAAGCAATCCAGCAGAAGGCATCACGCACTATCCTATACAAGATACTGCAGAGAATTCAG GAGAAGCCGGTCACCACATGACCGATCATACCACTGACGAAGGCGGCATCGACACGGCCCCTATCTTCTCGCAATCTCAGCCTGACGACTTCGCTCTCGCTATTGGTTTCGACAACGACGGCGACGACAACACCAACCCCAACGCGTCCTTCGACCTGTACGGGAAGGTCGACGTGCAGCGCGGTCTCTTCGTCTCGCGGGTCGGCGCGGCGAAGACATTCTTCCACCGCGTCGAGCCGCCGAAGAAGGTCAGCTTCCACCTGAATCCAGCAGCGAGCGAGGTCAGCAAGGCGATCGAGAAGTTCCATTATCTCCCCGTCACGTCCAAAGTTAGTGGTAGCGGTAGTAGCAGTAGCAGGGTCTCCGTCTTTGGCAAGGTGAAGGCACTCATCAGGGGCAAATTCCCGACGATGAGGAGGCCGCCATCACCATTGCAGCACCAGAGGCCGGAGACGACAGTGAGTGAGCTGCTGCAGATCGTGTCACTCCTCCTGGCACCCAAGGAAGCCGTAACCGAGCGAGAAGAAGAGATGGTCAGCAGGAAGAAGGTGAAGCCGGGACGACGGGGTTGCGACGGTGGGTGCAGCAGCTCGTGGCAGCTTGGGCTCCCCGGCAAGGGGAGCAAGGGCATTTCCAGCATGTTTTTGAGTGGGAAATGGGCGTTTCTAACCTCTGCATTGGCGGCCGTCCGCGCCCCAGGGCCGTGCAATCACTTCTGA
- the LOC125506402 gene encoding histone H4, producing the protein MSGRGKGGKGLGKGGAKRHRKVLRDNIQGITKPAIRRLARRGGVKRISGLIYEETRGVLKIFLENVIRDAVTYTEHARRKTVTAMDVVYALKRQGRTLYGFGG; encoded by the coding sequence ATGTCGGGCCGCGGCAAGGGAGGCAAGGGGCTGGGCAAGGGCGGCGCCAAGCGCCACCGGAAGGTGCTGCGCGACAACATCCAGGGCATCACCAAGCCGGCCATCCGGCGTCtcgcgcggcggggcggcgtgaAGCGCATCTCCGGGCTCATCTACGAGGAGACCCGCGGCGTGCTCAAGATCTTCCTCGAGAACGTCATCCGCGACGCCGTCACCTACACCGAGCACGCCCGCCGCAAGACCGTCACCGCCATGGACGTCGTCTACGCCCTCAAGCGACAGGGACGCACCCTCTACGGATTCGGAGGCTGA
- the LOC125511445 gene encoding receptor kinase-like protein Xa21 → MATLLFPGLCRLLYLFLGFFCSLPLLGICDESESDRQALLCFKSGLSAPAGVLTSWSNESMEFCNWHGITCGAMSPQRVIVLDLESQGISGSILPCIANLTWLARLQLSNNSFGGGVPSELGLLSRLTNLNLSMNTLEGTIPPQLSACFQLQVLGLRKNSLSGEIPASLSQCKRLQEINLSKNKLQGSIPPAFGNLPELRILDLASNTLTGNIPPSLGSCRHLTYVDLGINALGGVIPESLANSSSLQVLRLMSNSLTGELPKTLLNTLSLGAICLTQNNFVGSIPSVTVTSSPLKHLYLGGNHLSGRIPSSLGNLSSLLRLRLTNNHLVGSIPESLGYIPALEILTLSTNNLSGPVPPSIFNMSSLKSLSTFDNSLVGILPFDVGYTLHNVEDLILSGNNFDGPIPASLLKAYHLRWLDLNNNRFIGFIPFFGSLPNLVHLDLASNELEADDWGFVSSLSNCSRLNMLALDGNNLNGKLPSSIGNLSNSLDSLWLNSNQISGPIPPEIGNLKSLSILYMEYNFFTGNIPPTIGKLNKLVKLSFAHNRLSGQIPDTFGNLVQLSMLELDHNNFSGRIPASIARCSQLTILNLAHNSLDGRIPSKILTISTLSIELDLSNNYLSGGMSDEVGSLLHLKKINISNNRLTGNIPSTLSQCVDLEYLEMQNNLFEGRIPQTFAILVSIKHMDISGNNLSGNVPEFLKSLKSLQDLNLSFNHFDGAVPTGGVFDIAGAVSIEGNDHLCTIIPTRGMNLCMALADSKRKQRLLVLALVILLPIVAATAILFSCIVTIYWRKRMQANPHLQHHNENIKKIQKISYEDLVRATDRFSSANLIGSGSFGRVYKGSLQLQSDQVAIKIFDLDINGADRSFIAECEALRNVRHRNLVKIITSCSSVDHTGADFKALVFPYMPNGNLEMWLHVKDPEDGEKNILSLSQRTTIALDVAVALDYLHNQCAPPVIHCDLKPSNILLGLDMAAYVIDFGLARFLFSTANAHQDSSASLRRLKGTIGYIPPEYGMSEEISTKGDVYSFGVLLLQLITGRSPTDEKFNDGISLHEFVDRAFTKNIHEVVDPTMLQDNSNATDMMENCVVPLLRIGLSCSMASPKERPDMGQICTEILRIKHVASYTCMLDKAKNRQGSS, encoded by the exons ATGGCAACTTTGTTGTTTCCAGGCCTCTGTCGGCTTCTCTACCTCTTCTTGGGTTTCTTCTGCAGCCTACCGTTACTAGGCATCTGCGATGAATCAGAGAGCGATAGACAAGCCCTCCTGTGCTTCAAGTCCGGGCTCTCAGCACCCGCCGGAGTTCTAACTTCATGGAGCAATGAGTCCATGGAGTTCTGCAACTGGCACGGGATCACCTGCGGTGCGATGTCCCCTCAGCGTGTCATCGTGCTGGACCTTGAATCCCAAGGCATCTCAGGCTCCATCCTTCCTTGCATTGCTAACCTCACTTGGCTGGCAAGGCTCCAGCTGTCCAACAACAGCTTCGGTGGTGGCGTGCCGTCCGAGCTTGGCCTGCTGAGCAGACTCACCAACCTCAACCTCAGCATGAACACTTTGGAAGGTACCATCCCGCCCCAACTCTCTGCATGTTTCCAACTTCAAGTCCTGGGCTTGAGGAAAAATTCCCTCAGTGGAGAGATCCCAGCTAGCCTTAGCCAATGCAAGCGCCTTCAAGAGATTAACCTTAGCAAAAACAAGCTCCAAGGGAGCATCCCTCCTGCTTTCGGAAACCTTCCTGAGCTGCGCATATTAGATCTGGCCAGCAACACACTTACCGGCAACATACCGCCATCTTTGGGCAGCTGCCGTCATCTCACATATGTTGATCTCGGGATCAATgctcttggaggggtcatccctGAGTCCTTGGCAAATAGTTCATCTCTTCAAGTACTTAGGCTCATGAGCAATAGTCTTACTGGAGAACTCCCAAAGACTCTCCTCAACACTTTGTCACTTGGTGCCATTTGCCTCACACAGAACAATTTCGTTGGTTCCATACCTTCTGTTACTGTCACCTCTTCCCCTCTTAAGCATCTCTATTTAGGGGGAAACCATCTTTCAGGAAGAATACCTTCCTCACTAGGGAACCTTTCCTCCCTACTTCGTCTTCGTCTCACAAACAATCATTTAGTTGGGAGCATCCCGGAGAGCTTAGGTTATATTCCAGCATTAGAGATATTGACCTTGAGTACAAACAACCTATCTGGACCAGTTCCACCCTCTATATTCAACATGTCATCCCTGAAAAGTCTTAGCACATTTGACAACTCACTTGTTGGAATATTACCCTTTGATGTCGGCTACACCCTGCATAATGTCGAGGACTTAATACTCTCAGGAAACAATTTTGATGGACCAATCCCAGCCTCTCTTCTCAAAGCTTACCACCTCCGCTGGCTTGACTTGAACAATAATAGATTTATTGGATTCATACCATTCTTCGGCTCACTGCCAAATTTAGTGCACCTCGATTTGGCATCCAACGAGCTAGAAGCAGATGACTGGGGATTTGTCTCTTCACTATCTAACTGCTCCAGATTGAACATGCTGGCCCTGGATGGAAACAATCTCAATGGGAAATTGCCAAGTTCTATTGGAAATCTTTCAAATAGTCTTGACTCGTTGTGGCTGAATAGCAACCAAATTTCTGGACCTATACCACCGGAGATTGGCAACCTTAAGAGCCTCAGTATATTGTACATGGAATACAATTTTTTCACTGGTAATATACCACCAACAATTGGGAAATTGAACAAATTGGTCAAGCTATCCTTTGCGCATAACAGGCTTTCAGGTCAGATTCCAGATACTTTTGGCAATCTTGTCCAGCTGAGTATGCTGGAATTGGATCATAACAACTTCAGTGGAAGAATACCTGCAAGTATAGCACGATGCTCTCAACTCACCATACTCAACCTTGCTCACAACTCACTAGATGGGCGTATACCAAGCAAAATCTTGACAATCTCTACGCTTTCTATAGAGCTGGACTTGTCAAACAACTACTTGTCTGGAGGAATGTCTGATGAAGTTGGAAGTCTCCTTCATCTGAAGAAAATCAACATATCAAATAACAGGCTGACTGGCAACATCCCATCAACTCTCAGCCAGTGTGTTGACCTGGAGTATCTTGAGATGCAAAACAACTTATTTGAAGGAAGGATTCCGCAAACATTTGCCATCTTAGTCAGCATAAAACACATGGATATTTCTGGGAACAATTTGTCTGGAAATGTACCGGAGTTCCTCAAATCCTTGAAATCACTTCAAGACCTGAATTTATCCTTCAACCATTTTGATGGAGCAGTTCCGACAGGCGGTGTTTTTGACATCGCTGGTGCGGTTTCAATCGAAGGAAATGATCATCTGTGTACAATCATCCCAACGAGAGGTATGAATCTTTGTATGGCACTGGCTGATAGCAAAAGAAAGCAGAGGCTACTGGTTCTAGCCCTGGTGATTCTATTGCCAATTGTTGCTGCCACTGCAATCCTTTTCTCTTGTATTGTAACAATTTATTGGAGGAAACGGATGCAAGCAAATCCCCATTTGCAACATCACAATGAGAACATAAAGAAGATACAGAAGATATCATATGAAGACTTGGTACGGGCGACTGATAGGTTTTCTTCTGCAAACTTAATTGGTTCTGGATCATTTGGAAGGGTTTATAAGGGAAGTCTGCAGTTACAATCAGATCAAGTTGCCATCAAGATTTTTGACCTTGACATTAATGGGGCAGATAGGAGCTTCATAGCAGAGTGTGAAGCTCTAAGAAATGTTCGCCATCGGAATCTTGTAAAAATCATTACCTCATGCTCTTCTGTGGATCATACTGGGGCAGATTTCAAGGCCCTAGTATTCCCATACATGCCAAATGGGAATCTAGAAATGTGGTTACATGTAAAAGATCCTGAAGATGGTGAAAAGAATATTCTGAGTTTAAGCCAAAGGACTACCATAGCCTTGGATGTGGCAGTTGCTTTGGATTATCTTCACAATCAGTGTGCACCTCCAGTTATACATTGCGACTTGAAGCCAAGCAATATTCTTTTGGGCCTTGACATGGCTGCGTACGTCATCGACTTTGGCCTAGCAAGATTCTTGTTCAGCACAGCAAATGCACATCAAGATAGTTCAGCAAGTTTAAGACGCTTAAAAGGGACCATAGGATACATCCCACCAG AATATGGAATGAGCGAAGAGATATCAACCAAGGGTGATGTCTATAGCTTCGGAGTGCTTCTGTTACAACTGATAACAGGGCGTAGTCCAACTGATGAAAAATTTAACGATGGTATAAGCCTTCATGAATTTGTTGATAGAGCATTTACAAAGAATATTCATGAGGTTGTTGACCCTACAATGCTACAAGATAACAGCAATGCAACTGACATGATGGAGAATTGTGTTGTTCCACTTCTAAGAATAGGCCTCTCTTGCTCCATGGCATCACCCAAAGAGCGGCCCGATATGGGACAAATTTGTACTGAGATCCTTAGAATAAAGCATGTGGCCTCATACACATGCATGCTAGATAAAGCAAAGAATCGGCAGGGTAGTAGCTAG